The following proteins come from a genomic window of Lolium rigidum isolate FL_2022 chromosome 5, APGP_CSIRO_Lrig_0.1, whole genome shotgun sequence:
- the LOC124656641 gene encoding pentatricopeptide repeat-containing protein At1g10270-like has product MAALYRRLLLLSRLSPTPSHLLTRATAQPALASPLLTPSRHLAFSSAEEAAAERRRRKRRLRIEPPLHALRRDATPPAPRDPNAPRLPDTTSALVGPRLSLHNRVQALIRSGDLDGAALESRAAVSSRVRPTVFTCNAIAASMVRAARHDDAVALFDFFFRRSGIVPNVVSYNTLILAHCEAGRVDQALDAYQEMLDGATSFSPSAVSYRHLTKGLAAAGRIQDALDLVRDMLSRGQGADSLVYKNLIDGYIRLDDWEKAFELFAELREKTTVYDGVVHTGIMEGYWAKGMDKEAMDSYRSLLDMNFKMTPATCNVLLQTLFKHGKHKEGDELWETMIDNHNPPSFIGVNSESYTVMVNRCFNEGRFHDAIEVFHRLPRKNVQFDVACYNNIIGKLCENGMLQEAEKLFEEMESKSVLPDVYTYTYLVDSCFKAGRVEDTMQYFHKMADGREHGPKFNIAFFNRMFEGLTEGGRIEDALKVYGRMPDKEIKPSTATFEILVKAACKEGELDKARDLVRDMARGGIVAPAEFHEYAVEIFKDADRQEEIEQAFEEKPVPVPPQPRPEFRPWSSSPQGGLPGFASNHQTRGSYTPQQGQSGYGSPQPFHHGDGVPKMLQPKGVSSEPEQLGYGTPRPQQSADVAHRTQHPGYDTSRQWQTGYDSHQAQQPAYGSQQVQQPGYVSHQSQQPGYVSREAQQPGYGSQHAQQPGYGSHHAGQPGYGAHQAQQPGYGAHQAQQPGYGTHQAQQPGYNVHQAQQHGYDTHQAQQPSYITHQAQRYGYGAPQPSQPPFAPPEAPQHGLGTAQSLPRNGHIGNQHDQFGSSPQGGRKFDTQPPWDSGAHGAPQSSLCTAQGLPHYGHRGNQHDQFRSPQGVQKFGTPQPQDSGSPEAPQSSLDTAQSRPHYGHIGNQHGQFGSPTQDGVKSGTQSPHEDFGAQPSDEMAVKYAERY; this is encoded by the coding sequence ATGGCGGCGCTctaccgccgtctcctcctcctcagccgcCTCTCCCCGACCCCATCCCACCTCCTCACCCGCGCCACAGCCCAGCCCGCCCTCGCCTCCCCGCTGCTCACCCCATCCCGCCACCTCGCCTTCTCCTCCGCCGAGGAAGCGgccgccgagcgccgccgccgcaagcGCCGCCTGCGCATCGAGCCGCCGCTGCACGCCCTCCGCCGCGACGCCACCCCGCCGGCCCCGCGGGACCCCAACGCGCCCCGCCTCCCCGACACCACCTCGGCGCTCGTCGGCCCGCGCCTCAGCCTCCACAACCGCGTGCAGGCCCTCATCCGCTCCGGCGACCTGGACGGCGCCGCGCTCGAGTCCCGCGCCGCCGTCTCCTCCCGCGTCCGCCCCACCGTCTTCACCTGCAAcgccatcgccgcctccatgGTCCGCGCGGCCCGCCACGACGACGCCGTCGCGCTCTTCGACTTCTTCTTCCGCCGCTCCGGCATCGTGCCCAACGTCGTCTCCTACAACACCCTCATCCTCGCGCACTGCGAGGCCGGCCGGGTCGACCAGGCGCTCGACGCCTACCAGGAGATGCTCGACGGCGCCACCTCCTTCTCCCCCTCCGCCGTCTCCTACCGCCACCTCACCaagggcctcgccgccgccggccgcatccAGGACGCGCTCGACCTCGTGCGCGACATGCTCAGCCGCGGCCAGGGCGCCGACTCGCTCGTCTACAAGAACCTCATCGACGGCTACATCCGGCTCGACGACTGGGAAAAGGCGTTCGAACTCTTCGCCGAGCTCCGCGAGAAGACCACCGTCTACGACGGCGTCGTGCACACCGGCATCATGGAGGGCTACTGGGCCAAAGGCATGGACAAGGAGGCCATGGACAGCTACAGGTCGCTCCTCGACATGAACTTCAAGATGACGCCGGCCACCTGCAACGTCCTCCTCCAGACGCTCTTCAAGCACGGCAAGCACAAGGAGGGGGACGAGCTCTGGGAGACCATGATCGACAACCACAACCCGCCCAGCTTCATCGGCGTCAACAGCGAGTCCTACACCGTCATGGTCAACCGGTGCTTCAACGAGGGCAGGTTCCACGACGCCATCGAGGTCTTCCACAGGCTGCCCAGGAAGAACGTCCAGTTCGACGTCGCCTGCTATAACAACATCATCGGGAAGCTCTGCGAGAACGGGATGCTCCAGGAGGCTGAGAAGCTCTTTGAGGAGATGGAGAGCAAGTCAGTGCTCCCCGACGTGTACACCTACACCTACCTCGTCGACTCGTGCTTCAAGGCTGGGCGTGTCGAGGACACCATGCAGTACTTCCACAAGATGGCAGACGGGAGGGAGCACGGACCAAAATTCAATATCGCTTTCTTCAATCGGATGTTTGAGGGGCTTACAGAAGGTGGCCGGATCGAAGATGCCTTGAAGGTGTATGGAAGGATGCCTGACAAGGAGATTAAGCCGTCCACAGCCACCTTTGAGATCCTGGTCAAGGCGGCCTGCAAGGAAGGGGAACTGGATAAAGCGCGGGACTTGGTGAGGGACATGGCAAGAGGCGGCATTGTCGCTCCAGCTGAGTTCCATGAGTATGCTGTTGAGATTTTCAAGGATGCTGATCGCCAGGAGGAGATTGAGCAAGCTTTTGAAGAAAAGCCAGTGCCTGTGCCACCTCAGCCAAGGCCAGAGTTTCGCCCTTGGAGTTCCTCACCTCAGGGAGGACTACCGGGATTTGCATCTAATCATCAGACAAGGGGTAGCTACACACCTCAACAAGGCCAGTCAGGATATGGTTCTCCTCAACCATTCCACCATGGTGATGGTGTACCTAAAATGCTGCAACCTAAGGGGGTATCTTCGGAACCTGAACAGCTTGGATATGGCACTCCTCGACCGCAACAATCAGCAGATGTTGCTCATCGGACTCAACATCCTGGGTATGACACATCTCGTCAATGGCAGACAGGGTATGACTCTCACCAAGCGCAACAGCCTGCGTATGGCTCTCAACAAGTGCAGCAGCCAGGGTACGTCTCTCATCAGTCGCAACAGCCAGGTTATGTCTCTCGCGAAGCGCAACAGCCAGGGTATGGCTCTCAGCACGCCCAACAGCCAGGGTATGGCTCTCACCATGCCGGGCAGCCTGGGTATGGCGCTCACCAGGCGCAGCAACCTGGGTATGGCGCTCACCAGGCACAACAGCCTGGGTATGGCACTCACCAGGCGCAACAGCCTGGATATAATGTTCATCAAGCGCAACAACATGGATATGACACTCATCAGGCGCAGCAGCCTAGTTATATTACTCATCAGGCGCAGCGGTATGGGTATGGTGCACCTCAGCCATCGCAGCCACCTTTTGCTCCTCCTGAAGCACCGCAACATGGTCTTGGCACTGCTCAGAGTCTACCACGCAATGGCCACATAGGAAATCAACATGATCAGTTTGGATCTTCTCCTCAAGGCGGACGGAAATTCGACACTCAGCCACCGTGGGATTCTGGTGCTCATGGTGCACCACAATCAAGTTTGTGCACTGCTCAGGGCCTGCCACACTATGGCCACAGAGGAAATCAACACGATCAGTTTAGATCTCCTCAGGGCGTACAAAAATTTGGCACCCCGCAGCCACAGGACTCTGGTTCTCCTGAAGCACCACAGTCTAGTTTGGATACTGCTCAGAGCCGGCCACACTATGGCCACATTGGAAATCAGCATGGTCAGTTCGGGTCTCCTACTCAGGACGGAGTGAAATCGGGCACTCAGTCACCGCATGAGGATTTTGGTGCTCAGCCATCAGATGAAATGGCTGTCAAGTATGCTGAGCGGTACTAA